In Pannonibacter sp. XCT-53, the sequence ACAGGGCGTCGGGCGGAAGGCCAGGTGGTGCCCTTCACCGGTCCGGGCGGCACCCATGTGCCGCGGCTGGTGCCGGTGGACACGTCCAGGCTGACCAAGCCGGAACGGGCCGCCTTCCGCAAGATTGCCGAGGCGCTCGGGGCCCGGCTCGAAGGCGACTTCGAGGAGGAGGAGGACGAGGCCCCCGCTGCTCTGCTCCAGCCGGACCCGGCCGCCGCGGCGGCGGCACCGGCCGAACCGCAGCGCCCGGTGGCCCCGCCGGCCGAGCCGATCGATCCCCGGCTTCTTGACCGGTTGCCGATCGGCATCGGCATCGTGCGCGACCGCGAGGTGCTCTATGCCAACGAGACGCTGCTGGCGCTGCTTGGCTATCCGCACATCGAGGCGCTGGAGGAGGCGGGCGGCTTCGAGGCCATGTTCGTCGATCCGGAGCACCTGCCGGGCGACCGGCTGGAAGGCACCATCGACGAGGCGATGATCCTGCGCCGGGCCAACGGCCGGCTCTCGCCGGTCGATGCGCGCATGCACACCGTGCCGTGGAACGGCGGACGCGGGCTGATGGTCTCCATCGTCGAGCGGCCGCAGCCGGTGGCAGCCCCCTCGCCCGACACGGACCTGGCGCTGTCGCTGGCGCGCGAGCAGATCGCCGAGATGGACACCATCCTGGAGACCGCGACGGACGGCGTGCTGCTGCTCGACCGGTTCGGCACGATCCTCAAGGCCAACGGGTCGGCCGAGGCGCTGTTCGGCGCGGCACGGCCGGATCTGGTCGGCGCGCCGCTGACGGCCTATCTCGCCCCGGAAAGCCACCGCTCGGCCCTGGACTATCTCGACGGGCTGGCCCGCAACGGCGTCGCCAGCGTGCTCAATGATGGCCGCGAGGTGATCGGGCAGGTGTCGTCCGGCGGGCTGATCCCGCTGTTCATGACCATCGGCCGGCTCGGCTCCGGCGAGGGGCTGAAGTTCTGCGCGGTGCTGCGCGACATCACCCAGTGGAAGGCAGCCGAAGAGGAGCTGACCAAGGCCAAGCGGCAGGCGGAGAACGCCAGCTCGCAGAAGTCCGATTTCCTGGCCAAGATCAGCCACGAGATCCGCACGCCGCTCAACGCCATCATCGGCTTCTCGGAGGTGATGATCGAGGAGCGCTTCGGCGCCATCGGCAACGAGCGCTACAAGGAATACCTCAAGGACATCCGCACCTCCGGCTCGCACATCATGAGCCTGATCAACGACTTGCTCGACCTGTCGAAGATCGAGGCGGGCAAGCTGGACCTGACCTTCGAGGCGGTGTCGGCGAACGACATCGTGCGCGAATGCGTGGCCCTGATGCAGCCGCAGGCCAACCGGGAGCGGGTGATCATCCGCGCCAGCCTGCCCGGCACCGTGCCCCATGTGGTGGCGGACCTGCGCTCGCTGCGCCAGATCGTGCTGAACCTCCTGTCCAACGCGATCAAGTTCAACAAGTCGGGCGGACAGGTGATCGTCTCCACGGCGCTGGAGACGAGCGGCGAGGTGGTGCTGCGGGTGCGCGACACGGGCACGGGCATGAACGCCAAGGACCTGGCGGCAGCGCTCGAACCCTTCCGTCAGGTCCACACCGCCCGTCATGGCGGCGGCACCGGCCTCGGCCTCCCGCTGACCAAGGCGCTGGTGGAGGCCAACCGCGCCGGCTTCAAGATCGACAGCGTGCCGGACCAGGGCACGCTGGTGGAGATCACCTTCCCGCCGCAGCGCGTGCTGGCGGAATGAGGACCGGGCTCGCGACTGCGGGTGGGCGACCGGGCCAGTGACCGGGGTTAGTGACCGGGGCGGCAACGGGGCTGCCCAGGTCTATGCCCTTGAACTCGTTCGCCTGTTGATCTTTTTGTGCGCGACGTGAAATGGCGCTTGAGATCGCGGGCGGCCTCGGATAGATACCCCCTTGCAAAGGGAACGACTGCAAAGTATGTTCCGCGCCACTTCGCAAGGCCTTGGCCGCCTTGCCGCCCCGTGCAGACGTAGCTCAGTTGGTTAGAGCGTCGGATTGTGGCTCCGAAGGTCGGTGGTTCGAATCCACCCGTCTGTACCATTTCACCTTTTCCCGCCTTGTGTGTCTCGTTAGGTGACGGCCAATTGTCTCGACGCGCGAGCGTCATGGGCGCATGGCTCGGATGTCCGGACATTGCTCCGGGGCATGTGAACTCAGACCTGCTCTTGCAGAATGTACCCGGTTGATTCATTGTCGACGAATGGTTGCATTGCCATCCAGAAAAGCCGAGTCATGAGCATCGACACCAAACTGATCGGGACAGGGCTTTACAGCTTGCCTCAGGCTGCGCGGCTGGTCGGCGCAAACCCTCGCTCTGTTCGACGCTGGATGCTCGGATACAACCGGAAAGATCGCGGCGAGACAAGGTTCATTGAGCCCCTCTGGCGGAGCCAGCTGGCTGGCACCGACCTTGAGGAACCGGTTATCGGCTTTCGTGACCTGCTGGAGTTGCGGCTGGTGAACGCGTTCGCCCGGCACGGTGTCAGCCTGCGCACCATTCGCGCAACGGCCAATGCAGCGCGTGCGATGTTTGAAACTGACTACCCGTTAACAATGCAGCGCTTTCTGACTGACGGGAAACGCATCTTCAGCGAGATCGTAGAAGCCGAAGGCAACGTTCGGTTGCTTGAACCAGCTCGGCAGCAATACATCTTCACAGAAATCGTGACCCCGTCCCTCTACGCTGGCGTCGAATATGATGGTTCCGAGGCCAGACGCTGGTACCCCCTGGGCAAAGACAACACGCTGGTTGTCCTGGATCCTCAGATCCAGTTTGGCACACCGATTGTTCGCAGCGCAGCAGTGCCAACCGACATCCTGTACGCCTCCTACATCGCGGAGGGACGCAATTTCTCCAAGGTTGCAAGTGTATTTGATGTCGATCGACGGGAGGTAGAGGCTGCAGTTCGTTTCGAGGAGCAGCTGGCCGCTTGAACGTCTTCTTCGACAACAATATCTCGCCCTTTATAGCCTGTGCAATTCGCGAGTTGTCGAAGACCGAACCCTCTGTTCGGACCGTTATACACCTGCGACATCGTTTTCCCGCCAGCACGCCGGACCTTGAGTGGATCTCAAGCTTGGACGGGAAATGGGTGATCCTCTCGATTGACCGCTTCACAAAGAACAACGACGCCGAAAGACTGGCCCTGAGGCAGGCCGGTCACACCATTTTCGTCCTGGATCGTCAATGGTCAGGGCAGACGTTCTGGCATCAGGCAGAGCGTCTGGTCCGTTGGTGGCCCCAGATCCTAGGACAAGCACAAATGGCCGAAGGTGGGTTTCGTGTTCCCTGGCACCATAGCAAAGCGACCAAGTTCCAAACCTTGCGACTTTAGGAAAGGCGCGCAAGCGCAAACCAAACCGACCTTGTCGTGCGGCAAAGACAGAATCTGGCTCCCCCCCCGCCTCCCCCGGCTGCGGCGTGGTGCGGGAGGGCGCGGGGCAGGCCACGGCGGTTGCAGGCGTTGAGCCACACCCGGCGGCCAGCACCGAGACAAGCACCGGGATGAAAACCGGGACCAGCACCGAGGCAAGTTCCGGCGTGAAAACCGGGACGAGATCGGGGTCAGGGGTCAGGGGCCAGAGGTCAGGGGTCAGAGGTCAGGGGTCAGAGGTCAGGGGTCAGGGGTCAGGGGTCAGCTGTCCCAGTCCGGGTCGATGTCCGGGTTGAAGGGCTGGCCGTATTTCTCGAGATGACGACGGCAGTAGTCGGTCCAGACGAACTGGGCGCCGTTGTCCTCGTCGGCGAGCTGGCCGGCGCGGCGGGCGACGCCCATGGCAAAGAGTGCCGCGGCGTAGAGATCCTTGTCCATCAGGAAGGTTGCGCGGTCGATGTCGACCTTCTTCGGGCGACCGTCAGCGGCAAGGACGGACGCTTCGACATAGGTGTGAAACATGGCTGGCTCCGGGCTGGTAACGCGCGCATCCCATGCCTGTCCGCATGGTTTCAAAACCTACCACGAAACCCGATTAACCGCAACGAAAACAGCTTCTTAGAGCCGTTTCGACGCCTCGTTCGATGGACCGGTCCGCCGCCCCTCCGGCACCGGTCCGGCCCCTCCTTGCAGGTCGGCAGCGCAGGTCGGCAGCGCGGGTCGGCAGCGCGGGTGGGGACGGGGCGGCGAGCGGCGGGATCCGGGCAGCCCCCGGGTGATTTTCGCCCGGAGGGAAAAACGCCTTCGCACGCAAGGGAGAGGTCAAGCGACCCTGAGGCCGGCAAACGGATCTGGCCAAACGGTCATGGCCCGGTATAGTGACAGGAGGGCCGTTCCGGCCGCGCCGCGATCCGTCTGCCCCGGACGCGCGGTCGAGCCGGAGGGGACCCGGGCACGGCCCGCCCCGGCACGGATGCGCAAGCATGCGGCTGCGGCCTGCGGACCGGATCCGGCCTGAACCAACCTGTCGCAGTCCGGCCAGTCCGATCCGGCACGGTCCCGCCCGACGGCGGAGCCGCTGCCCGAGCGGACCGCGGCCATTCGGGGTCATCATGGACGATCTTTCCCTTGCCACCGTGGCGATCCTCGCCGGATCGCTGCTTGCCACCGGCTTCATCACCGGCATCATCGCCGGGCTTCTGGGGGTGGGCGGCGGCATCGTCATCGTGCCGGTGTTCTATTACGTGCTGCCGCTGATCGGCGTCAGCGACAGCGTGGCCATGCATCTGGCGGTGGGAACATCGCTTGCCACGATCATCGTCACCGGCGCCTCCTCGGCGCGGGCCCACCAGAAGCGGGGCAGCGTCGACACCGCGCTGCTGAAACGCTGGTGGCTGCCGATCACGGTCGGGGTCATCGCCGGCGGCGTCACGGCCGGCAATGTGTCGGGCGGCATGCTGACGCTGATCTTCGGCACCGTGGCGCTGATCGTCGCGCTCAACATGGTGCTGCGCAAGGAGGGATCGGGCCTCGCCGACAGCCTGCCGGGCGCCCCCTTGCGCGAGCTGCTGGGCTTCATCATCGGCGGCATCTCGGTGATGATGGGCATCGGCGGCGGCACGCTCGGCGTGCCGATCCTGACCCTGTTCTCCTATCCGATCCGGCAGGCCGTCGGCACCGCCTCGGCCATCGGCCTGATCATCGCCGTCCCGGGGACGCTGCTGGCGATGTTCTACGGCTGGGGCAACCCGGACCTGCCGCCGCTCTCGCTGGGCTACGTCAACCTGGTCGCCTTCCTGCTGATCGTGCCGACCTCGGTCTATTCCGCCCCCATTGGCGCCAAGCTCGCCCACACGCTGCCGCCGGCCAAGCTGCGGCTGGTGTTCGCCGCCTTCCTGTTCTTCACCGGCGCACGCATGATCTGGGACGTGCTGACCTGATGGACCACCGCGCACCGATGACAGCGCCCGGCCTATGGCTGGGCGCGCGGATGACCCTGCCACTGGTGCCGGGGATCATCACCTTTGCGGCCGTGTTCGGCACCGTCTGCGCGCAGAAGGGCCTGACGCTGGCCGAGACGATGCTGATCAATTCCTTCGTCTTTGCCGGGGCCTCGCAGTTCGTCGCCATGGAGCTGTACCGCGATCCCGTAACACCCACCGTGCTGATCGCCATGACGGGCATCGCCGCGGCGGTGAACCTGCGCATGCTGCTGCTGGGGGCGTCGTTGCGGCCCTGGCTCGGCCCCTCCCCGGCCTGGCAGGTCTATCCGAGCCTCTATTTCCTCACCGACATGAACTGGCTGCTGGCGCTGCGCTACCACGCCGAGGGCGGACGGGACTGGGGGGTCTATTTCGGCAGCGGCATCCTGCTGTGGCTGCTGTGGACGGTCTCGGTGGTGCCGGGCTACTACCTCGGGCAGCTCTTTGCCGAACCGCAGAAATGGGGCTTGGACCTGGTGATGCCTGCCCTGTTCATCACCATGCTGATCCCGATCTGGAAGGGCCGGCGGCAGACGCTGAGCTGGCTGGTCGCCGCCGTTGTCGCGGTGGCGAGCTGGCAGCTCATCGGCGGCTACTGGTTCGTGCTGACCGGTGCCATCGCCGGCGCGGTCGCAGGTGCCTTCATCGACGATCCGGAGCCGAAGGAGCAGGCCCGTGGCTGAGAGCGCCTGGAGCATCGACGGCCTGTTCTTCCTGACCGTGCTGGCCATGACGGCGGCGACCTATTCCATGCGGGCGGGCGGCTACTGGATCATGGGCCGGGTGCCGCTGACCCCGCGCGTGCGGCGCGGGCTGGAATCCCTGCCCGGTGCCATCATCGTCTCTACCATCCTGCCGATCGCGCTGAAGGGCGGCCTGCCGGCGGCCCTCTGCCTCGCGGTCGCAGCCGCCGCCATGGCTGTCCTGCGCAAGGACATCATC encodes:
- a CDS encoding sulfite exporter TauE/SafE family protein, producing the protein MDDLSLATVAILAGSLLATGFITGIIAGLLGVGGGIVIVPVFYYVLPLIGVSDSVAMHLAVGTSLATIIVTGASSARAHQKRGSVDTALLKRWWLPITVGVIAGGVTAGNVSGGMLTLIFGTVALIVALNMVLRKEGSGLADSLPGAPLRELLGFIIGGISVMMGIGGGTLGVPILTLFSYPIRQAVGTASAIGLIIAVPGTLLAMFYGWGNPDLPPLSLGYVNLVAFLLIVPTSVYSAPIGAKLAHTLPPAKLRLVFAAFLFFTGARMIWDVLT
- a CDS encoding PIN-like domain-containing protein; the protein is MNVFFDNNISPFIACAIRELSKTEPSVRTVIHLRHRFPASTPDLEWISSLDGKWVILSIDRFTKNNDAERLALRQAGHTIFVLDRQWSGQTFWHQAERLVRWWPQILGQAQMAEGGFRVPWHHSKATKFQTLRL
- a CDS encoding AzlC family ABC transporter permease produces the protein MTLPLVPGIITFAAVFGTVCAQKGLTLAETMLINSFVFAGASQFVAMELYRDPVTPTVLIAMTGIAAAVNLRMLLLGASLRPWLGPSPAWQVYPSLYFLTDMNWLLALRYHAEGGRDWGVYFGSGILLWLLWTVSVVPGYYLGQLFAEPQKWGLDLVMPALFITMLIPIWKGRRQTLSWLVAAVVAVASWQLIGGYWFVLTGAIAGAVAGAFIDDPEPKEQARG
- a CDS encoding AzlD domain-containing protein — its product is MAESAWSIDGLFFLTVLAMTAATYSMRAGGYWIMGRVPLTPRVRRGLESLPGAIIVSTILPIALKGGLPAALCLAVAAAAMAVLRKDIIAVFLGVAAAAAARAAGL
- a CDS encoding DUF433 domain-containing protein, with the protein product MSIDTKLIGTGLYSLPQAARLVGANPRSVRRWMLGYNRKDRGETRFIEPLWRSQLAGTDLEEPVIGFRDLLELRLVNAFARHGVSLRTIRATANAARAMFETDYPLTMQRFLTDGKRIFSEIVEAEGNVRLLEPARQQYIFTEIVTPSLYAGVEYDGSEARRWYPLGKDNTLVVLDPQIQFGTPIVRSAAVPTDILYASYIAEGRNFSKVASVFDVDRREVEAAVRFEEQLAA